ATCATTTCCTCGTTGATTCTGTACATATCGACCAGTTCTTCACCGAGTTTGTTTTTCTCCGCCTCCTCGACACGGAAAGCGACGCGCCCTATAACCTCGAAAGCGAACGCATGAAGCCGGCGTAAAAACCGTTTTTCCTCTTCAGCACGTGTTAAAAAAAACTCCGCCCACTCGCAGAGTGTTCCGACGATCCGGTACCACCCCTGAACGGGCCGGCCGCGGACGGCGGCTTCGAGGATTATCTTTTCCAGTCCCGGCAGAAACAGGTCATACTTTTTTTCCCCGACATCATGAGTCAGTGCCGTGCAAAGTACATCGGCCCATTCCGCAAAAAGCCCGGTATCGCCGGCTGAGAGAAACCGATTCTTCATCGCTTCGACCAGCCGTTCGGTGCATTGAGACCTGCCGCTCAGGCGCCGTTTTCTCCCGGCTTTTTTGCCCGCCGAATGCTCCCGCAAATCGGCATACTCCTCCCTCTGTAAAAAACATCCGCAGGATTGCCGAATGACGAGTTCGGTCGAAAGGAGCGTCACCGGCGGCGCGTCCCCGCCTCGCATAACTTCAACAAGGCGTTCGACCGCCAGCTCCCCCATCCTCGCAAGCGGCTGGCGGACGGTAGTCAAAGGCGGATCCATATTACGGGCTTTCACGATATCGTCGAATCCTGCGAGTATAACGTCATCGGGAATTCTCATTCCCCTTCGCTTGAGTTCCTCGGCCGCGCAGATGATCATGCTGTCATTCGCGCCGATAAGCGCGTCGAATTTCACCTTTCGTTTATCGACAAGCAGTTTCGCCGCCTCCGCCCCCGAATGGCCCAAAAAATCACCCGGCACCACAAGATCGGGTTCATAGGGGATATTGTACGCTTCAAGCGTCTCCCTGTAGATGCCGAATCTCAGGACCGCTTCGGGATTGTTTTTCGTGCCGCGGATATATGCGATACGGCGGGCTCCGTGCGTTTCGATGACGTGTTTCATGAGATCGCGCATCCCGTTCTCGTTGTCCACGATGATTGACGGCACACCTTCAATGGCGACGCCGACACTTGTCATGGGGAGAGGTGCGAATTTCGAATAGAATGCGAGAAGTTCAGCGGGCGAGACGTGGTTGCCGAGCGAACCGGAAATGCCGATAATCCCGTCGACATTCTCGGGACCGACGAGTTCATATATGACATTCCTCTGCTTCCTGTAGAAATGCGGCGAATCGAGACTGTTCCCCACGAAGCAAACGAGGCGGACTCCGGCCATTTCTACATAACGGCGGACTCCGGTAAAAATAGCGTACTGGTAATCATCGAAAAAACTGACCAGCAGCAGGGCAATCGTCTTACCCGAACGAGACGTATCGGCATGTATGCTCTTTTTTCGAGTCATAAATCGTTTTTTCCATCCTAATCCAATACAAGGAGTTTGGGTTTTGCTATACCGTAACCCTGGGCGTAATTGACGCCGATTTCCCTTATCTTTTCCAAAACGATATCGTTCTCGACGTATTCGGCGACGGTCTGCAGACCCATCATGTGACCGAGATTATTGATGGTCTTGACCAGAACAAAATCCCTTGGATCGTTCGCGATTTCTTTCACGAAAGAACCGTCTATTTTGAGATAATCGACCGGAAAATGTTTCAAATAACTGAACGAAGTCCAGCCGCTTCCGAAATCATCCAGCGAGAACGAACACCCCATTTCTTTCAATTCTTTCATGAATTCAGTCACTTTCGCAAGATTGAGAATCGCCGCGTTTTCGGTAATCTCGAAACAAATGCAAAAAGGGGGAACTTTATATTTTTCGAATTGCTCGATGACGAAACCGAGAAACTTGTCGTCGTTCAATGTCAGCCCCGAGAGATTGATACTGTATTTCATCATCGAATCCTTTAGATCCGACCAGTGCTTTAATTTGTAGGAAGAAAAAAGCTTTGTGATAACCCAACGGTCGATCTGGGGCATGATGTTGTACCGTTCGGCCGAGGGGATGAACCGCTGCGGGAAGATGATATTTCCGTTTTCATCCTTCATGCGGATCAAAATCTCCGAATGATGCCGGTCTCCGTTGAGTTTTTTTCCGATCGGGAGAATCTGCTGATGATATAAACAAAACCGCCCCTCTTCGAGCGCCCTCGAAATCTGCGGTAAAAAAAACAATTCGCTGTGATATCTGACAAGATCCTCGTCTTCATAACTATAGACATGGATCCTGTTCCCTCCGTTCTTTTTTGCAAGACAGCAGGCGACATTCGCCGAACTCATAATATCGGCAACGTCGTCGCTTGACATATTGATCGTGACAATCCCGATGCTGACCGTAATTTTAAAGGTTTCTCCCTTCCATATAAACGAAAAATCCTTGATGTTCCTTCTCAACGCGTCCGTAATGAGTTTAGCCCGGTGCAGCGGACATGAGTCCAGAATCAACCCGAATTGATCGCCGCCGAGTCTGGCAAGAATGTCCGAATGACGGATACCCTGTTTGAAAATAGCCGTTATCCGGCGCAACAATTCATCGCCGGCGATGTCGCCGAGTGAATCATTGATAATCCTGAAACTGTCGATATCAAGAAAACAAAAAATATGTTCGTTCTTCTTTTTTCTGGCATGCTCGAGCAATTCGGCCATCACTTCATTGAACTTGACGCGGTTATAGAGACCGGTCAGCCTGTCATGAGTCGTATGATAATCGATAAGGCGGGACATCTTGTGCGCTTCACTCACATTATGTATGACGATCACCACCCCGTAATTGCTGTTGTCCGTTCGTATCGGGGCGATCGATTCCTTAATGGTAAACTCCCTCCCGTCCTTGCTTTTGAGCAGAATGGAACCCGATAGCTTCAACCCCCTGTCCTCGCTCAACACAATTTCCACTTTGTCCTTTAAAAAGTCATCCGACATGTTATACGTCACGTTAAGTACCTTTTTCAGCGGATTCCCCAATGCGTCTTCATGCTTCCATCCGGTAAGGACTTCAGCGATCGGATTCATGTAGGTGATGATCCCCTCGGTATTGGTGGTGATGACGCCGTCGGCGATCGACGCCAGGGTGACGAGCGCCAGTTCTTTCTGCTTACTTAACGCCTCCTCTGTTTTTAGCCGTTCCTTCATCTCTATCTTGAGTTTTTTATTCGCGTCCCGCAGGGTTACCGTTTTTTCCTTGACCTTTGTTTCCAGTATATCGGCCTCCATACGGGCGGCTTTAAGCAACGCCGATCCCTTGAGCGTACTTCCGATTTCACTCGCCAGTGTTTCATAGATAATTCCGTCAATCGGTCCGGGTTCGAAGAGGACAAACCCGAGTTGTTCTTCCCGGAAATAAAGAGGCAATACAACGGCGGTATATCTCGTCCGGGCGTTTCTCATACCCCCCGGCACAAGGTGAACGGAAGAAAACTTCCGCAGCCCCCTCTCGAAGACAATAGACGATTCATGCTGATAAGAAAACAAAAGTCTCGAAAAACCGCCGGGATTCGAATTGTTTTGATATACCGAAAGGAAACAGCTTCGAATCCCCAGATTGGGAAGCTGGGCTTCGAGATTTTCTTTCAGGTGGTCTTCATCGAATGTCGTTATCAATTCCCTGTTGAGCTGATGGATGACCCTGTTCGCTTCATCGTTTTTCACCCGAAGGAAAACCTGATGGTTCTCCGACAAAAGGCCGAGAAAAACCAGTGTTTTCCTCCAGAGGGCTTCGAGAATGCATTCACGATCCCGTCCGTTCACACCTTTTTTAAATCGTGTAAAAAGCATTGAAAATACCGGATGCCAGGCCTGCACCCGGATGCCCCTCGCCGTCGAATCCGCGATTATTTTTTCGATTTCATCAAGGAAAGACTCTCCC
This window of the Spirochaetales bacterium genome carries:
- a CDS encoding EAL domain-containing protein → MGVSGVKRGDVPGSPVIGMLLDNLFEDYEENIWTAVVKACEEEGVNLICFPGGSLNSPELFHTQRNILYDLVNEDNVDGFIAISGSIGNYIGLEELRSFYKGLPDIPIVSIGVPLRDIPSILVDNAKGMRELLSHIIEVHGRKRIAFISGPRGNSDADLRFQLYKQVLKEYRIPFDPDIVVEGDFDRAAGRKAVVRLLDERKAAFDALVAANDYMALSAMKALGERNIKIPDDVAVAGFDDIDEACGVVPALTTVRQPYDELGRQAVAIILQKLSGRDVPDRIVFPTRLVIRPSCGCRIYRSLEKKYYTLPSGNDESMEDAAPRRLIMELADIMQNSLNGMKEKNVLREWAERIYDALICEKEGFAGESFLDEIEKIIADSTARGIRVQAWHPVFSMLFTRFKKGVNGRDRECILEALWRKTLVFLGLLSENHQVFLRVKNDEANRVIHQLNRELITTFDEDHLKENLEAQLPNLGIRSCFLSVYQNNSNPGGFSRLLFSYQHESSIVFERGLRKFSSVHLVPGGMRNARTRYTAVVLPLYFREEQLGFVLFEPGPIDGIIYETLASEIGSTLKGSALLKAARMEADILETKVKEKTVTLRDANKKLKIEMKERLKTEEALSKQKELALVTLASIADGVITTNTEGIITYMNPIAEVLTGWKHEDALGNPLKKVLNVTYNMSDDFLKDKVEIVLSEDRGLKLSGSILLKSKDGREFTIKESIAPIRTDNSNYGVVIVIHNVSEAHKMSRLIDYHTTHDRLTGLYNRVKFNEVMAELLEHARKKKNEHIFCFLDIDSFRIINDSLGDIAGDELLRRITAIFKQGIRHSDILARLGGDQFGLILDSCPLHRAKLITDALRRNIKDFSFIWKGETFKITVSIGIVTINMSSDDVADIMSSANVACCLAKKNGGNRIHVYSYEDEDLVRYHSELFFLPQISRALEEGRFCLYHQQILPIGKKLNGDRHHSEILIRMKDENGNIIFPQRFIPSAERYNIMPQIDRWVITKLFSSYKLKHWSDLKDSMMKYSINLSGLTLNDDKFLGFVIEQFEKYKVPPFCICFEITENAAILNLAKVTEFMKELKEMGCSFSLDDFGSGWTSFSYLKHFPVDYLKIDGSFVKEIANDPRDFVLVKTINNLGHMMGLQTVAEYVENDIVLEKIREIGVNYAQGYGIAKPKLLVLD